A single region of the Eleginops maclovinus isolate JMC-PN-2008 ecotype Puerto Natales chromosome 16, JC_Emac_rtc_rv5, whole genome shotgun sequence genome encodes:
- the LOC134877611 gene encoding LOW QUALITY PROTEIN: alpha-N-acetylneuraminide alpha-2,8-sialyltransferase-like (The sequence of the model RefSeq protein was modified relative to this genomic sequence to represent the inferred CDS: inserted 2 bases in 1 codon), whose amino-acid sequence MCAVVGNSGILTNISCGEMINSAQFVIRRERCQVLGTERLMTVLIDRMNFFRCNLPSLGKAYEKQHVGVKTDXLTANPSIILKKYGDLTGCRCPFVESLLIYGKSRLLLPAFTFAHDVPRCLRAVYTAEDLGSLVQPVFLNPDYIRSLKLFWRSRSHQKGALSTGIKMVSMALENCANVHLYGFWPFSLHRFELNAVNNHYFDKTKASWILHYMPDEFDLLLWLHSPGVLRIHLGKC is encoded by the exons ATGTGTGCTGTCGTTGGGAACTCAGGGATTCTGACCAACATCAGCTGTGGAGAGATGATCAATTCAGCTCAGTTTGTTATCAGGCGAGAACGTTGTCAAGTTTTGGGGACTGAAAGATTGATGACGGTATTAATTGACAGAATGAATTTTTTCAGGTGCAACTTACCTTCTTTGGGAAAAGCctatgaaaaacaacatgtgggcGTCAAGACTGA ACTGACAGCCAACCCATCCATTATATTGAAAAA GTACGGAGATCTAACAGGGTGTCGGTGTCCATTTGTGGAGAGTCTGCTTATCTACGGCAAGTCCCGCCTACTTCTTCCTGCCTTCACCTTTGCTCATGACGTTCCTAGATGCCTTCGAGCCGTATACACGGCTGAGGACCTTGGCAGTCTTGTACAGCCTGTCTTCTTAAACCCTGACTACATCAGGAGTCTCAAACTCTTCTGGCGCTCCCGAAGCCATCAGAAAGGTGCTCTCAGCACGGGCATTAAGATGGTTAGCATGGCACTGGAAAACTGTGCCAATGTGCATCTGTACGGATTCTGGCCCTTCAGTTTACACCGATTTGAACTAAATGCTGTGAATAACCACTACTTTGATAAAACCAAAGCTAGCTGGATACTCCACTACATGCCGGATGAGTTTGACCTCTTGTTGTGGCTGCACAGTCCAGGGGTGCTCAGGATTCATCTAGGAAAATGTTGA